Sequence from the Raphanus sativus cultivar WK10039 unplaced genomic scaffold, ASM80110v3 Scaffold3475, whole genome shotgun sequence genome:
ttaatgtttGGTTTAAATAACAAAGTCAAGAATTAAACACATACAAAACAAGAGAGATGCACAAGCATTTTCTCATCTTGACAAGGATTGAAAATTTGAATAACAACTAGACAATGAAAACGCTTAAACCAATAATCAAATTCCAAAACAATGGCTTAGAGTATTAATTCAGGAAGAAGAACACAAGAGTATGATTGTTTAATCTTTGATGTCTTGAAGAATACATATTCCAGTTGAAGTTGTTAACTTAATTGgatgaaactaaaagaaaagaGTGTTCATCCACCCAAACATATAGAAACTGATCAGACTGACTGAACTAGACCagcaagcaaaaaaaaaaaaaaactgtggaGAATCACATATCGAATGAATCCATTTTCTTCGACTCTCTGGTCTCTTATTATCGAGGCACGCTTAGGCCAAGCTCTGCAAGGATCAAGAGAGATAAAATAAATTAGCACACTGGCCATCATCACCCCTCACAAAACATAATTGTTCAAGAAGTTCAAAGTGAAACATGAAAAAAACAACACCACCACTATGGCATATCTTTCATCTTCAAACCAATACAAGATTCAAATACCAAAACAACTCTTTCAAAAGTCAGAACCTATTTATGTTTAAGTAAATCTCTGCAAGCACTACTAGTATTTCAACAAAAAGGACCAAGTACACTAAAAGGCATTCAAGTAGTTTGCTACTGAGACTAGACacggtaaacaaaaaaaaacaagaaaaaaagaagttggCTTACAGATAAACTAAACATACAAAAGATTAATGGAGAAATATCAAACTCCTGGATTCGCACTGCAGATCATACCCTGAGACAAGGACCTTGAGTTCACCGAATCGATCCCCAGGCACGATGTCAGCCTAGCTGATGCCACCGCACTGTACAATGGAAGCAGCGATTGAAGCGACCCCAGCTGAGCAATCGGCCTGTTTCAAAAGTCAAAAATTACAAACCAATCCCCTCACAAAAAAAATGCAAACTTGAAGAAAGCCCATGAATCATTGAGCTACAAAGAACACTATATCACggctcaaaattttgaaattgagagagagagagagagagaaaaaaaga
This genomic interval carries:
- the LOC130506625 gene encoding protein NONRESPONDING TO OXYLIPINS 2, mitochondrial isoform X2; the protein is MASRCRSLSKPAFSVFRSAMNKPSLRPKSASSYLGVPPSPGLARPIAQLGSLQSLLPLYSAVASARLTSCLGIDSVNSRSLSQELGLSVPR
- the LOC130506625 gene encoding protein NONRESPONDING TO OXYLIPINS 2, mitochondrial isoform X1 produces the protein MASRCRSLSKPAFSVFRSAMNKPSLRPKSASSYLGVPPSPGLARPIAQLGSLQSLLPLYSAVASARLTSCLGIDSVNSRSLSQGMICSANPGV